GCGTATTCCAGATGACGTCCACGGGAGCCTCCATGATATGCTGCCCCGGACGGGGCACCCCACGTTCCTACACCGAAGCGGCGCGACGGGCAAGATGCAAGTTCGGATCCCACATCGTGCAGAGCCGCCCGGCCGGTCGCCGCGGGCCCTACTGGCCGCGGCCGGTCTGCTGGTTTGCGTCCTGGCCGCCGCGGCCGTGTCCGCCGAGAGCGAGCTGGAGTTCGGGCTGGAGCAGCACCTGCTGCAACGCATCGAACTGCGCGGCAACGCCGCGGTTCCCACGGCCGACCTCAAGGCCGTCATGAAGATCCGCGAGCCGCGGCCCTTCCACCCGCTGACCCTCCTGGGCCTCGGCGACCGCACGGCGCGTTACCAGCCCCACCTGCTGGACGCGGAACTCCGCCTGCTGACTCGGTACTACCGGCAGCGGGGCTTCCACCAGGTCTCCGTCCAGCTCGATTCGGTGCAGACCGACGTCGATGAGCGCGGCGACGTGCTGCACATCAGCATCGTGGAGGGGCCGCAGACGTTCCTCGAAGTGGTCGAGGCCGCGGTCGCGGACGACGGAGGCCAGGGCGCCGGCGGTGATGACGCCGACGGCGATGACACCGACGTCCTGGACACCGGCGAACTCCTGGCCGATCTCCACTACGTCGCGGGGGTGGCCGCCCCGGCGGACCTCAACGATCTCGGCACCGACATCTACCTCCTGCGCACCCGCCTGTGGGAGCGCGGGCACATGCTCGCGCAGATCCGGCCCGTGATGACGACTTGGGCCACGGCCGACCCCGCGCGGCGGCTGGCGCACCTGGTCTACGAGATCGCGCCCGGCATGGTCTACCGGATCGAAGAGATCACGGTCGAGGGGCGCCGCCGGACCCGGCTCGACCTGATCGGACGCGAGCTGTCGATGAAGCCCGGCGACCTGTTCCGCTGGAGCGAGGTCGAGGCTTCGCAGCGGCGGCTGCTCGACACCTCGCTGTTCCGCGACG
The DNA window shown above is from bacterium and carries:
- a CDS encoding POTRA domain-containing protein, which codes for MQVRIPHRAEPPGRSPRALLAAAGLLVCVLAAAAVSAESELEFGLEQHLLQRIELRGNAAVPTADLKAVMKIREPRPFHPLTLLGLGDRTARYQPHLLDAELRLLTRYYRQRGFHQVSVQLDSVQTDVDERGDVLHISIVEGPQTFLEVVEAAVADDGGQGAGGDDADGDDTDVLDTGELLADLHYVAGVAAPADLNDLGTDIYLLRTRLWERGHMLAQIRPVMTTWATADPARRLAHLVYEIAPGMVYRIEEITVEGRRRTRLDLIGRELSMKPGDLFRWSEVEASQRRLLDTSLFRD